The Bacillota bacterium sequence AAATAAGGAATCTTTAAAAATGAAAGATTTTCATAAAGAACTAGGATATTCATTTGAAAAGCCCTATTTATTTGAAAAAAAGACAGTGTATCAAAATTTAACGTATTACAGTAAACTATATCAAAAATCACTTAACATTGATTCGTTTTTAAAATCCGTTAATTATTCCAAGTTTCGGAACACACCAATCAAAAACTTATCTAATTCTTCAAAAATATTTGTAAATATTTTGCGATCAATGATTTCTGAACCAAAATTAATGATATTTGATAATTTGTTTGAAGATATGTTTTTAGATGAAAGAGAGTTAATTTTTGATTTCTTATTGAAGAATGCTAGAAATAGAAGTACAATAGTACTGTTAGATAGACATATGTTTTTTCCTTTAAAAATAGCGGATAGAATCACTTTTGTGGTTAATAATGAGATTCATAAAATCACTTCAACCGCTACTCTAAAATCAAAGTATCAAAATCAACAAGTTACCATTACTTATGAAAAAAATAATAGTTTATACGAAGAATGTTTTTCTAAATCAATTTTTCGCGAAGATACTTTTTTACAGTTTTTAAAAGAAGTATCCATTCAAGAAATAACGACAAAAAATATTATCGATGATGAATTATATAAATTAGAAACGGGAGTTGATCTAAATGAATAATTGTAAAATTTTAATCGTATCAGACTTAAAAAGACTCTTAGAGTATCGAATAATTCATTTTGTAATTATTTTAACTGCTCTATTTGGGGCTTCAATGGCATTTTTTCCTGATATCAATCCATCCAATTTTATCTATATAACCATTTTTATTTTACCGGTTATTATCTTTTCGATTTCCATGTTTATCGAAAGAGAAGAAAACACCTTGATTCCAATCCTAAAATCGAAATGTAATACCTTGACGATTGTAGTAGCTAAAATCCTTTCTTCCATGATCATTCAACTCATTCCAATTGTCACTTTTATCCTTGTTTTAGCATTTATTAATAAACTCCCCATAAATTACCTATATTTGTTTTTGGTTTATATCTTAGGGGTTCTGGTACACATTTTAATTGGATTGTCCTTATCGATTATTAGCAAGTCCAATCAAGTGTTATCCCTTAGTTATGTTGCCTATATCTTAGTTTTTTCGATGCTTCCAATTTTCTTTAGCAATGGATTCATTCCATTAAAATTTCAGTACTATTTGATTATTTCTCCTGCATTTTTATCTGGAGTTCTAATTGATAATATTATGGCTGGAATGGCTTATTCAAGCAC is a genomic window containing:
- a CDS encoding ATP-binding cassette domain-containing protein — encoded protein: NKESLKMKDFHKELGYSFEKPYLFEKKTVYQNLTYYSKLYQKSLNIDSFLKSVNYSKFRNTPIKNLSNSSKIFVNILRSMISEPKLMIFDNLFEDMFLDERELIFDFLLKNARNRSTIVLLDRHMFFPLKIADRITFVVNNEIHKITSTATLKSKYQNQQVTITYEKNNSLYEECFSKSIFREDTFLQFLKEVSIQEITTKNIIDDELYKLETGVDLNE
- a CDS encoding ABC transporter permease — encoded protein: MNNCKILIVSDLKRLLEYRIIHFVIILTALFGASMAFFPDINPSNFIYITIFILPVIIFSISMFIEREENTLIPILKSKCNTLTIVVAKILSSMIIQLIPIVTFILVLAFINKLPINYLYLFLVYILGVLVHILIGLSLSIISKSNQVLSLSYVAYILVFSMLPIFFSNGFIPLKFQYYLIISPAFLSGVLIDNIMAGMAYSSTWLIVLSVVLQFVYGFVLVYFVIRPYFKTFLLSSEK